The segment AACAATTTTTTCTGTAATTTTTGCAATACGCTTGATACCTCCAATAATTACAATACCAACTAAAATTGCTAAAATAACACCGATAATTAAACCCGAAGCACCACCATCTATATTAAACAATGTTTTTAATTGCACGGCTGCTTGATTAGATTGAAATGCATTACCTCCTCCAAAAGAAGCTCCAACACATAATACTGCAAACATTATAGCTAATACTTTACCAAGACCTGCATACCCATTTTCTTTTAATCCTTTAGATAAATAATACATTGGACCACCATAAACAGTTCCATCTGCATCAACATCTCTATATTTAACACCCAACGTACATTCTACAAATTTTGTAGACATCCCAATAATACCACAAACAATCATCCAAAAAGTTGCTCCTGGACCACCTAAAGCAATTGCCACTGCAACACCGGCGATATTACCTAAACCAACAGTTCCAGAAACTGCTGTTGCTAATGCTTGAAAATGAGAAACTTCTCCTTCTTTACTTTCATCTCTAATTGTATCTATAACATCTCCGTCTACAATATTAACTGCAGCACTCTTATCTGCACTATGTGTATCTATATCGTCATATTTACCTCTTACAGTATTTATTGCTAAACCAAATTTAGTTATTCCTGGAAACTTAAAATAAATTGTAAAGAAAGTAGCTCCTAAAACTAAAAGCAACACAACAAAAGGGATATTATACCCTCCAATAGGAACTGATGTTAATACAAATCCTTCCCACCATACTGCCACCGGCATAAAGGCATCATTAATTTTCTCGTCTAATCCTTTATCTTGTGCAAATGTTAAAAATGGAACTACTAAAAAAAGCAGTGATAGAAGTTTTTTGTTCATAATTTATTTTGATTTTTTTATTTATCGTTGCGCAATATCCTAAAAAAAAAACGAAAAATGGAGAGATACTTCAAAAAAAATCCTGTTTATGGCCTTTTACAAGGCCATAAACAGGATTTTAAAAATTTATTTTATTTAAAAACTATTTTTGTCTTTTATGATCAATTGCTTTTAAGTAGCGTGCCAACTCTACTTTTACTTTTGGAGCTAACAGTATCAATCCTATAATATTTGGGAATACCATTGCAAATATCATAGCATCAGAAAATTCAATTACAGACCCTAAAGTAGAAGATGCACCAATTACTACAAAAACTAAAAAAAGTGCTTTATAGGTAATATCTGCTATTTTACCTTTTCCGAATAAATAGGTCCATCCTTGTATTCCATAATAAGACCAAGAAAGCATCGATGAAAAGGCGAATAAAATTACGGCTATTGTTAGCAAAATAGAAAAATTAGGAATTGCAGAATCAAAAGCAACCGATGTTAAATCTACACCATTAATGGGTTGGTTGGTTGCATTTAATAGTACATTACTTTTTGAATCTAAATTACCATAGGTAAATAAATTACTTCTTAAATTAGTAACAACTATTACTAAAGCAGTCATTGAACAAATAACTACAGTATCTACAAACGGCCCTATTGATGCTACAATACCTTCACTGGCTGGAAATTTAGTTTTTACTGCTGCGTGTGCAATAGATGCCGATCCAACACCTGCTTCATTTGAAAAAGCAGCTCTTTGAAAACCAACAATCATTACCCCAATTAAACCTCCTACTACAGAAGTTTGTTTAAAAGCGCCATCCCAAATTTGACCCATCGCTTCTGGTATTATACTAAAATTCATTGCAAGTATAATTAAGGAAGCACCTACAAACATAATTGCCATAAATGGCACTATTTTTTCTGTTACCCTACCTATTCTTTTAATTCCACCAATAATCACTACACCAACTAATGTTGCCATTACAAGTCCAAATACAAACCCAGATTCAATATCAAAGAG is part of the Polaribacter sp. SA4-10 genome and harbors:
- a CDS encoding sodium:alanine symporter family protein, yielding MYKKLISMLLLAAPMLSFAQELTIDEQIEEKFKPFADAVSAFVFYPISIAGIEVPIVVILLLSGAFFFTLYFKFSNITLLGVAIRATNGKYDEVDHSSVDEMAGDSTPGGDIFETVKAEGVVGEVTHFQALTAALSATVGLGNIAGVAVAIAIGGPGATIWMILAGFLGMSTKLVEATLGVKYREVGEDGKIYGGPMYYLKKGLKEKNLAGLGKVLAGLYAVFVIGGSFGGGNMFQANQAAAQFKQLFDIESGFVFGLVMATLVGVVIIGGIKRIGRVTEKIVPFMAIMFVGASLIILAMNFSIIPEAMGQIWDGAFKQTSVVGGLIGVMIVGFQRAAFSNEAGVGSASIAHAAVKTKFPASEGIVASIGPFVDTVVICSMTALVIVVTNLRSNLFTYGNLDSKSNVLLNATNQPINGVDLTSVAFDSAIPNFSILLTIAVILFAFSSMLSWSYYGIQGWTYLFGKGKIADITYKALFLVFVVIGASSTLGSVIEFSDAMIFAMVFPNIIGLILLAPKVKVELARYLKAIDHKRQK
- a CDS encoding sodium:alanine symporter family protein, whose protein sequence is MNKKLLSLLFLVVPFLTFAQDKGLDEKINDAFMPVAVWWEGFVLTSVPIGGYNIPFVVLLLVLGATFFTIYFKFPGITKFGLAINTVRGKYDDIDTHSADKSAAVNIVDGDVIDTIRDESKEGEVSHFQALATAVSGTVGLGNIAGVAVAIALGGPGATFWMIVCGIIGMSTKFVECTLGVKYRDVDADGTVYGGPMYYLSKGLKENGYAGLGKVLAIMFAVLCVGASFGGGNAFQSNQAAVQLKTLFNIDGGASGLIIGVILAILVGIVIIGGIKRIAKITEKIVPFMAGIYVLACLIIIFANFSYIGDAFGLIFNGAFTPMAGLGGFVGVLIVGFQRAAFSNEAGAGSAAIAHSAVKTKFPASEGVVALLEPFIDTVVICTMTALVIIFFNIDGSNMQSVFKYGGDGLSNVVLNSDGTSIGGVDLTSMAFDSVIPGFSYILTIAIVLFAFSSMISWSYYGLQSWKYLFGKGKTADMTYKILFLLFVIIGAAATLDAVIKFSDAMILALVFPNMIGLLLLFPKVREDMKKYITAIKS